A stretch of DNA from Pseudomonadales bacterium:
TGACCCGGCAGATGCAGCACTTCGAAGTGTCGGTCACCCAGATCCAGGATCTCACCCGCGTCCAGGGCGCGGGTGACGGTGGTCGGAGCCACTGTATAGGCGGCCGGGTCGAATTCCGCATCCGGCAGCGCATCAATCAGCCATTCCCCGATGGGGGCAGCCTGTTCGAAAAGCGCGCGCTCGGCGGGTGGGAAGTCGGCGCCGGAGAGGGTCGCGAATTCCCGATAATCGGCCATCCGGTCGCTCTCGATGCGATGCATGAGACGCTCATCGAACTCGTGCAGGCAGCCGACATGGTCATAGTGGATGTGGGTGGCCAGGGCGGTCAGCGGTTTGTCGATCAGATCATGGATCTCTGCGCGCAGCGAACTCACACCCAGCCCGGTATCGATGAGGAGGTCCCGGTCTCTGCCGCGCAGATGCCAGATATTGCAGCGCAGGAAGGGATGCACGTGGGGTTCCAGGAGCAGGGTCAGGCCGTCCGCAAGCGTCTTTCTTTCGTACCAGCGCTGTGCAATCTGCACCTCAGCCTCCGGGACTCGAGCTTTGTGCCGGCGACCGGTAACCCCATACTGGCGTGAAGGCGCCGTAGCAGAACAGCAGCAGCGAAACCACCATCGCGGGCAGCAGCGCATTCAGGGTGCCGAATATCTCGATCACCACACCCAGGGCGATGGCGCCGATAGGCGCGCTGCCCATCATACCCAGGGTGAATACCGACAGAATCCGTCCGCGATACTCCGGTGCTGCGGATTCCTGAACGATGGTGCGTGCCAGGGTGGTGGTGTAGCCCATGTTCACTCCCCAGCCGAGGGTGGCGAGGATCAGCAGCCACCAGCCGGGCTCTATCCAGAGCAGATAGAGCACAACGATGCGCGACAGCTGCATGATCAGAAAGAGTC
This window harbors:
- a CDS encoding MBL fold metallo-hydrolase is translated as MQIAQRWYERKTLADGLTLLLEPHVHPFLRCNIWHLRGRDRDLLIDTGLGVSSLRAEIHDLIDKPLTALATHIHYDHVGCLHEFDERLMHRIESDRMADYREFATLSGADFPPAERALFEQAAPIGEWLIDALPDAEFDPAAYTVAPTTVTRALDAGEILDLGDRHFEVLHLPGHSPGSMGLWEAASGTLFSGDAIYDGVLLDELPDSHIADYIQTMKRLRELPVVAVHGGHEPSFGRARLIELVDDYLALRDG